The DNA window AGTCTTTTTCTTCAACCATACGCTGCATCAGGACTGAACCTACCATACCGCGCCAACCAACTAAACCAACTCTCATCGCCTTAACTCTCCATGTATTAAAAACCTTCCCCCATAGTTCAATTTTCGCAGAAAAATCTCAACCCCTATTTTGTAAAAAGGCATAATTTTTAACCTTTTCTGTCGAAAAATCATACTAAACCTATTTTTTGAAGAGTTAGGTTTGGAAAATTCGCAATTTGCAAGTATGAAAAGTTATTTTGATTAAAGATTGGTCATACCAGAAATTCTGCGTCAACAACCCAGTAGCCGGATACAAACTGGGGAGGGTATATACCCAATATAAAAAAGAGCACTTTCGCGCTCTTTTGGGATTCACAAATCAGAATTAACTCTGTTTCGCTTTCGCGATTGCCCGCTTACCTAACAGATAACCAAGCCCAAGCGGGGCAAAGAAGATAGCGACAATAAACAGAATGAAGTAGATGATAGTGCTTTTTACGAGCTCAATAACCTTGTTCATAGCCAAGTCCACCACTTGCTGAGAAACACGGTCGATGTCTTGTGCAAACTGTTCACGCTCATGAGTAATAATCAGTGCGATTTCCTTACGCTCTCTGGCCACCATATCTTCAAGTGCCTGACGCTCTTCGCTGAGCTGGGACAGGCGTTCCTCCGTTTTCTGGTCAATATCTTCAACCAAAGGCTGCAATTCCACTGCCATTTGTTCCGCAAGGTAACGCATGTATTCGGGATTGTTGTCGATAAAGTCCCTCATGGAGTCTGCAGTGACTTGCAAGCTACTCAGCGCTGCATTGACTTTTTCGATACTGGCCGAGCTGTTGAGTGCAAGTAACTGAGCCTTCCATGTCATAATCTTTGGCGTTTGCTGAGACGCCAAGCTCAGACGATCAGAAACATCGCCTAATGCTTCTGGCATCGTTCCCAACGTTGTGACCGCTTCTTCCTCACTGATCTGGCTGAATGCCAACCACGCGCGGTAAGCCGGAGTCCTGATCATACTCAGATCAACGAATGGATGCTGCCTGACAAAGTCCGCTACGAAGCGTTTTGTATTGTCGTAAACGTCCGGCTTTAATACAGACTGAGCTAGCTTATCCGCTTCATACGCCAAATTTTCGGAAACTCTTTTCGCTTCATCTGTCGCAAATAAGCTACTGCCCGCTCCTGTAGAATAAAACTCGTCGATTTGATGGACGAATACCCAAGTATCAATCAGCCCGGCCATTGGTGTTACTTGATAAGCCGATGCCTGTATGCCTTCTTCCGCATTAATTTTCCAAAGCAGTATGTAAGATTGGTGAATTTGATCTTTTGAGTCATATTGCTCTTGCATAGAATCCGCGGCTTGCTCTATCTGAGCAAATGACTGCGCTGCATACTCTCGCGTCAATATCCTCATATTAAGCTCTTGTTTGGTGAGCGGAACAGTTTGGCTATCAATTTTCACTTCTAATAGTGAGCATCCGGATAGAGTCATAGCCAGCCATAGAACCATCATTGAAATAAATCGATGAGCAGACATGGTATTACCTTTAGTAATTGGTGTGGAACAGGAATCAAGACGAACCGGTAAACCAGTTCGGATATGTCTTGAATACCTCAACCTCTGGCCTTTTAAGTCAGAGTAATATCAATATCTTAGCGTAATGTATCTCTTTTCATTTTTGAGAAAGTTAACAGCAAAAAAAGTTAGAGAGATTCATGTTTGAAGTTGTTTTATTTTTGTCCGGAATACTGGTCACGTGTCATCACTTCACAGTACAAGTATACACGTATACACAACTCTTCTATAAACCTAACTTTCAGCCTCTCAACTAACATAACTTTTATATTCTTATTAATAACAAGGATATATCATGAAAGAGGAATTGGATCTGTTGCATACAAAAAAAGAGAGCCAATGGCTCTCTTTATCTGAAGTTGATATACCTAGATTTAGGTTAGATTAGTTGCGGCTCAACTGATCTTTTAAGTTTGGTGGCGTACCTTTGATGGTTAATGTGTCCGTTTCTGGATCGTAAAAGATACGTTCGCCCAGCAACAAACTATCAAAGCTGATATTCAAACCACCACCAGCACCAACAAATTTGGTCAGTTTACGTACCGTCGCGCGGTCACCAGGGAAAGACTCCTCAAGTTCGTAGCCTTGTTCTTTGGTGAAATCCATAAAACTGGTGCCATCCTGACTTGCTGGTAACTCCCCAGAAAGCTCAGAGATTTGAACTTCATCGCCAGATTTAATCTGCTCGTTACAGTAATCGTAAACTTGCTTTTTGTATTCGTTAACTTCTTGCTTTTCTAGTTTCGAGTCCGCACAAAAATCATCCACAGCTTGCATCAATACTAAGTTTTGTTGCTTGGTATCTAAACCAATGTCAGCCTGGAGAAAATCCAGGAAAAAGTCTGCAACTTTACGACCTACTCTACCTTTAATGTATTGCAAGTAACGATTAGATTCTTTGTCAGTCTCATAACTAGAAAGATCGATACGCGCAGCGATATCCATTTTTGTAATGTCGAGATAGTCAGTTGCACTGATATCCAGACCTTCTGTCACTTTCAGGCTTTGGTTCATCGGCAAAATACCAATAAACAGATAGTCCGTCGCCAGACTCTGGTATTCAGCGAAAACTAAAATCCCTTCATCGGCAAAAGGATACTTAATCAACTCTTCTTTCAGTCGATTTGCACTGATTTGTGAGAAGTCATAAAAATCTCGCTCACCTTTGCGCATTTCTTGAAGCCAAAATTGGAATTCGCTGTCTGACTGGAAAGCACCAAAACCTTTACCAGCTTTAGAATGGAATACTCGATGAAGTTCAGCGACCAGATTTTCAGTAGAAGCATCGTTTTCTAGAGATGCCGGACGAAGGTTAACAACCAGTTCGTCCTGATCGTTTTTACATAGTTGATGCAGAATAACGTTTGAAAGATGAAGGCTCATAGTGATTTTATCTTGCTACAAGGTTTTAGTTGATGGGCATTGTAGGTTATCATAAGCCGCTTTTACTATCATTATTAGAGTCTTTATGCCGATTACATCTAAATATACTGACGAACAAGTAGAGAAAATTCTTGCAGAAGTTGCATTAGTTCTTGAAAAACATGCAGCTTCTCCTGAGTTAACGCTAATGATTGCAGGAAATATAGCAACCAATGTCTTAAATCAACGTGTTGCCGCTTCACAACGTAAAGTGATTGCTGAAAAATTTGCACAGGCACTGATGTCTTCATTAGAAACACCAAAAACACATTAATAACGGATAATTAGACACATACATGGTAGACAGCGGAAACTCATACGGCGAACGTGTATCTCGACTGGTAGGTTGGGGACACTGGTTTGCATTCTTCAACATTGTCGCTTCAATGTTGATAGGCACACGCTATATCGTTCAATCACCTTGGCCTGAGACCTTATTGGGTCAGTTATATCTGGCAATATCTTGGGTTGGACATTTTGGCTTTCTGGTTTTCGCTCTATACCTGTTAGTGCTATTCCCGTTGACGTTTGTCCTGCCATCCCGGAAATTATTCCGTTTGGTGGCAGTGATTTTCGCCACAGTCGGACAAACAATCTTATTGGTTGATACCCAAGCGTATCAGTCGATCAACTTGCACCTCAACCCTGTCGTTTGGGAGCTCCTGTTCAGCGATGATAAAAGTGCGTTAGGCGCAGATCTGCAACACCTTTTTGTTGTAATGCCGTTTATCTTCCTGATCCAGCTTGCCCTATCAGAATGGGTCTGGCGACAACAGCGTAAACTCTCTCACAAACATATTGGGCGTCCAATCGCTATTCTGTTCTTTTTGAGTTTTATTGCCAGCCACCTTATTTATATTTGGGCAGACGCGTACTTCTACAATCCGATCACGAATCAACGAGCTAACTTCCCGTTGTCATACCCGATGACAGCAAAAAGCTTTATGGAAAGACATGGTTTGCTCGATCGTGAAGAATACCTTAAACGCTTAGCTGAAAATCACGGCAATGCGGAACTGGTGAACTACCCACTTGAGAAACTCGAGTTTAGCCGCCGCGTAAACAAGCTAAATGTACTGCTGATCAGTGTGAACAATCTGCGTGGGGATGCGTTAAATCAAGAAGAGATGCCAAACCTTTATGACTTTGCGCAGAACAGTCAGAACTTCCGTAACCATTACAGCTCAAGTAATGACACCTATGGTGCATTTGGTCTGTTCTACGGATTACCAACCAGCTACGCTTCCAGCATTCAGGCACAAGGCACTTCACCAGTAATCCTTGATGTGCTGAAAGATCAGGGCTACAGCTTTGGTTTGTTCAGTGGCAATGGCTTTGAAGACGACCTTTATTCGGAAATTATCTTCAAAAACCAAGACCTGTCAGAACAACTTGGCGACAAACAAACGCGAACTGACAGCCAGTCCATCTCTGACTGGAAAACTTGGTTGGCCAACAACGCCCAACAGCCATGGTTTAGCTTTATCGAAGTAACCGCAGTGGATAACTTTGAATCAGTGCATTCCAACGCATCTGAAGAAGTACCAGCAAGTGAGCGGTTTAAAAAAGCTTATGAGCATGCGGTTAACTCGGCTGATAAAACCGTAGCCGACATCATCAGTGAACTTAAAGAAACAAACCTGCTGACCAATACGATTGTTATCATTACCTCAAACCATGGTAGTGAGTTCAACGAGACAAACACCAACAGTTGGGGCGCAAGCAGCAACTACAGCCGTTATCAGTTACAGGTACCGATGGTAATTCATTGGCCTGGAAGACTGGCTGGCGATTTTACTCATAATACCAGCCACTTAGATCTTTCGGTGACCTTGCTACAAGACATGCTGGGAGTGTCTTCTAACCCAAGTGACTACAGTAGTGGTCGTAACCTATTTGATGAAAGTCGCCGACGCTGGATACTTTCCGGTGATACGCGTGAACTGGCGTTGATAACCGGCACGCAAACAACTGTGATAGATAAGTTTGGCAACTACAAGTTATACGACAAAGATTACAAACGTCTGCGTGATGAAACGCCGAAGATGCCAGTATTAATGCAGGGTCTGACTGAGTTACAACGTTTCTATTCCAAGAACGATTGATACAAGTTAACAACCTCACATCACAAAAAGCTCTCCTCTTGAGAGCTTTTTGTTTATTAAAACAACAAACAACACAAAATTGATCAGTAAACATCCAAACAAACAGATTTAGGGTTTACAACCTTTTCAAAGCCTAATATTATCCTGACCAACAACGGAGAGATGGCTGAGTGGTTGAAAGCACCGGTCTTGAAAACCGGCATACGTTAATAGCGTATCTAGGGTTCAAATCCCTATCTCTCCGCCACATTTAGAAAGCTCGTTGAGAAATCAACGGGCTTTCGTCGTTTTAGCGCACTGAAGAAATCAACTGGATTTGCTAAATCCCTAGTCGGTCGCGCCTCCGGACTAGGCGTCCCCGAACTCCGCCACATATAGTAAAAAGGCCGCTAAGAAATTAGCGGCCTTTTTCGTTTTTAGCGCAACAAACGGATTTGTCCTAAATCTCAGATAAACATCAACAAGCAAACACTTCTGACGCAGCATTGAACAATTGCATGTGAATCGGCACAAGATCTTCGTGATTAGTTCGGTAACCACCACCAACAACGGCTGCAACGGGAATCCCTCGTTCTTTCATTTTCTGCATTAAGAAGAGGTCACGCTCTAGTATCCCTTGAGTAGAGACATCAAAATATCCGAGTTCATCGTCGCTGTGGATATCAACGCCTGCATCATAAATCACCATATCGGGCCGATGAAGGTTAAGCGCCATTTCTACCACTTCCTTGAACGTCATTAAGAAAGTCTCGTCATCCGTCCCCCTTAACAGAGGAACATCCAGATCAGACTGCGGTTTTCTTGCCGGGAAGTTTTTATCGCAGTGGAAAGATAGAGTGACAATGTCCGCCTCATCCTGACACAAGGTCGCGGTGCCGTCGCCATGATGAACATCGCTGTCAATGATCAGAACTTTATCCACATCGTCATGCTCCAGCATATGCTTTGCAGCAATCACCAAATCATTAAATAGGCAGAAACCACTGCCGAAGTCTCTGTGAGCGTGATGATATCCCCCACTCAGATGTAAAGCCACGCCGTGCTCTAGTGCTTTTTCAGCAGTCAGAACCGTTCCGGCGGCCGACGTCAGAGTTCTGGTTATCAGCGCTTCACTCCATGGAAAACCGATCCGACGCATCTTAGCCGCTGGCATAGTACCGCTGACCAGCAAATCCACGTATTCATCATCATGTACTCGCTTAATATCTGCTACGGAAAGTGCGACTGGCTCAAAAAACTGAACTCGGTGTTGGCGGCTTCCACTCTCGATTTCCTCCACTACCGCATCATAAAGATACTGATACTTCATGATTGGGTAACGATGTCCTTCTGGTAAATCAAGTTGCGAGTATATAGGGTGATAGATAAGCGGCAGCATAGGAGATTCTTGTGAGCAATAGTGGAGAAATAGTAGCAAGTTCATCTATTGAATAAAATGCTATTTAACTGCTAAGGTTTTCAGAGTTGACTCAACAATAAATAGGAATAGGGATTCAGATGAGTTTTACCGTTTTTATTACCGGAGCCAACCGTGGTATCGGCTTGAGCTTAACACAGTTGTACCTCGCCAACGGCTGGCAGGTGCATGCGACAACTCGGAACTTAGCGAGCAGCGACGAGTTAGTTACCTTGAGTGACCAGCATTCCTCATTAACGCTTCACGAACTGGATGTCACCGACTATCAAAAAGTTTCTGAACTGGCACAGAATCTACCTGCCATCGATTTATTGATTAATAACGCCGGCTACTACGGCCCTAAAGGGAGTGGTTTTGGAAATACTGACGTTGAGGAATGGCGTAAAGTCTTCGAAATAAACACAATCGCTCCGCTCAAATTAGTCGAAGCCTTTTACCCATTGATCAGGCATAGCCAAATGAAGAAGATCGCCTGCATTTCTTCTAAAGTCGGCAGCATGACTGAGAATACTTCCGGCGGTGGTTATATTTATCGTTCATCCAAAGCCGCACTAAACTCTGTGGTAAAAAGCTTAAGCAACGATTTATCAGACCAAGGCTTTACCGTTCTTGCACTTCACCCGGGCTGGGTGCTTACCGACATGGGCGGGCCGAACGCGCTGATTGATACAGACACTTCAGCGCAGGGCCTATCTAAAGTGATAGAACAAAGTACACAAAGTAACTCAGGTCAATTTATTAATTATGATGGTACTGAACTACCTTGGTAGTTGTCTTGCCAAAATGCACTTCGCTCGCTTTGGATTTATTCACCAGAGAAACACGCAAATATCTAAGTAGTTAAACTTGAATTTTGCCATATGCAATCCAGACTTAGTTGAGTTATCAAACCACTAAGGAGCGTAACCATGGCCGCAGATAAAGATCTGGTGAATTTCAGTGAAGATCATGAGTTAAATTATTGCTTAAAAAGTGCCGGTAAACGCCAAACCCAAGCAAACAGAGATGCGCTTGTAGGTTTGGGTAAACAAGTAAAACAAGACCTAGGTAAACGTGTACTGACACAAGATGACGTCAGAGGAGCAATCGAGAAAAATAGCGGTCTGTTTGAATAGTAAAGCTAAGAGTAAAGCGGCACACTTCTGTCTGTGCCGCTTTGTTTTAGGATGATTTGCGTTTTGGAGAGCTTGACTTGGAAGTAGTGCTTTTCGGATAGCTGCGTTTCTTGCGCTTGAACGCCGGTCGTTCCACTTTAGGTAAGTGACGTAAAGACTCGGGAATCGGCCCCGATTTAACCTGCCCCATCAAACCATCTATTCGTTGCTCCAACGCCTGCATAAACGGCTGATACGCCTGATTCTTCTCTGCCATCCCTTGTAACTGATGCTCCCAGTTTGCGGTCATATCCGGATAAGTGGCGTCTTGCGGAAGTGCATGTATCAAACCTCGCCCCGCAGGTGAACTTAGAATAGACTTTCCCTGGCGGGTTAAAAGCTGGCGTTTAAACAAGGTATCGAGAATTCCGGCACGTGTCGCTTCCGTTCCAAGACCATCGGTCTCACGAAGAATCTTTTTCAGTTCTTTATCCGCGACATAACGTGCAATACCCGTCATGGCCTGCAGTAGTGTCGCTTCGGTAAAATGTTTGGGAGGCTCTGTCTTGCGGTCTTTAATTTCACCTTCCCTACAGGTTAGTACCGTGCCTTCTGCTAAAGGCGGCACAGCATCGATTCCCTCGTCCTCTTTGTCAGTTTTACCCATTAGGGCTTTCCATCCCGGAGAGACAAGCTGGCGACCTTTAGCGATAAATGTACCACCAGCGATATCGAAGACTAACTTAGCTTCTGCGTAAATGGCTGCCGGGTAGAACTGCATTAAATATTGCCTTGCGATCAGCTGATAAACTTTCATCTCATTACCGGATAACGCATTCACATTAGCTTGCTTCGGCGTCGGGATGATCGCGTGGTGAGCATCGACTTTTTTATCGTTCCATGCTTTTGATTTAATGGATAGATCAGCTCCTTGCACGGCACTTTGTAGATCTTTAGCATTGTTCGAAATTGCGGAGGTTACGGAACCCGCTTGCGCGTAATGTTCCATCGGCAGGTAACGACAGTCTGAACGCGGGTAAGTAATCAGCTTATGTTTCTCATACAGTGCCTGACAAGTATCCAATACTTGTTGAGCACTCATGCTATAGCGTTTTGCGGCATCAATCTGCAAAGCGGACAAGGAATAAGGTAACGGTGCAGCTTGCTTAGTTTGTTTCTGCTCCGACTCTGTCACCGTCGCAGGTTGGTTTTTGATGCGATTTGCAACGTTCTCCACCAGCTTGCGGTTGAGAACTCTTCCCTCTTCATCTTGCCAAGGTTTACAAGCCTCACTTGGTTTCCAGCGCGCCCGAATATCAAATGCACCGTTTTGGTCTTGATATGGTATCAGTGCGTGCAGGGTGAAGTAGTCTTTCGGTACGAAGTTTTCTATTTCTTCATCGCGGCGAACCACCAATCCTAAAACTGGGGTTTGTACACGCCCCACCGAAAGCACGCCTTGATAACCTGCTTTTTGCCCCAGCAAGGTATAAGCGCGAGACATATTCATGCCATACAACCAATCTGCTCTTGAGCGGGCCAATGCAGAAACAGAAAGAGGGATAAAGTCACGATTACTGCGCATTGAGTTAAGTGCGCGCTTTACGGCTGGTAAGTTTAAATCCGATATCAGTAAACGTTGGGTCGCCTGCTTTTTGGTTTTAGAGAGCTTGCAGTAATCAAGCACTTCATCCACAAGCAGTTGACCTTCACGATCTGGGTCTCCTGCATGGATCACTTCCGTTGCCTCTTTCAACAACTTGCGAATCACGGTCAGTTGTTTACTAGCACTCTTTCTAGGTCTTAGCTGCCACTGCCCAGGAACAATCGGAAGATCGGCCATGTTCCACTTTTTATAGCGCTCATCGTAAGCATCTGGCTCCACTTGCTCTAATAAATGCCCGATGCACCAGGTCACCACATCTCCATTACCACAGCGAATAAAGCCCTGGTCTTTCTTTTGGGGATTAGGGAGTGCGGCAGCGATAGCACGGCCTAAACTTGGTTTTTCAGCGATAAAAAGACGAGACATAAGGTTCTGGAAGTAATAATAATTAGGGCTACATTATCGAATGTAGCCCTAAGAAATCAAGAAAAACTGTACAGATAACCAGTAACCATTCGTTAGTAGCAATCCATTAACTAGAGTCTAGTTGCCTCAAATTTAGAGAAATTCAACAAACTTCGACAAGTCGCGCTCTGGCGCTTTCATCGGGGTGCCACTTGGTGTACCCAGGTAAAGAAAACCAACGATTTCATCTTCCCCTTCCAGGCCAAACGATTTATGAACTTTCGGATGGAACATCCATGG is part of the Vibrio sp. B1FLJ16 genome and encodes:
- a CDS encoding chemotaxis protein; the encoded protein is MSAHRFISMMVLWLAMTLSGCSLLEVKIDSQTVPLTKQELNMRILTREYAAQSFAQIEQAADSMQEQYDSKDQIHQSYILLWKINAEEGIQASAYQVTPMAGLIDTWVFVHQIDEFYSTGAGSSLFATDEAKRVSENLAYEADKLAQSVLKPDVYDNTKRFVADFVRQHPFVDLSMIRTPAYRAWLAFSQISEEEAVTTLGTMPEALGDVSDRLSLASQQTPKIMTWKAQLLALNSSASIEKVNAALSSLQVTADSMRDFIDNNPEYMRYLAEQMAVELQPLVEDIDQKTEERLSQLSEERQALEDMVARERKEIALIITHEREQFAQDIDRVSQQVVDLAMNKVIELVKSTIIYFILFIVAIFFAPLGLGYLLGKRAIAKAKQS
- the yejK gene encoding nucleoid-associated protein YejK; amino-acid sequence: MSLHLSNVILHQLCKNDQDELVVNLRPASLENDASTENLVAELHRVFHSKAGKGFGAFQSDSEFQFWLQEMRKGERDFYDFSQISANRLKEELIKYPFADEGILVFAEYQSLATDYLFIGILPMNQSLKVTEGLDISATDYLDITKMDIAARIDLSSYETDKESNRYLQYIKGRVGRKVADFFLDFLQADIGLDTKQQNLVLMQAVDDFCADSKLEKQEVNEYKKQVYDYCNEQIKSGDEVQISELSGELPASQDGTSFMDFTKEQGYELEESFPGDRATVRKLTKFVGAGGGLNISFDSLLLGERIFYDPETDTLTIKGTPPNLKDQLSRN
- a CDS encoding YejL family protein gives rise to the protein MPITSKYTDEQVEKILAEVALVLEKHAASPELTLMIAGNIATNVLNQRVAASQRKVIAEKFAQALMSSLETPKTH
- a CDS encoding DUF3413 domain-containing protein, with translation MVDSGNSYGERVSRLVGWGHWFAFFNIVASMLIGTRYIVQSPWPETLLGQLYLAISWVGHFGFLVFALYLLVLFPLTFVLPSRKLFRLVAVIFATVGQTILLVDTQAYQSINLHLNPVVWELLFSDDKSALGADLQHLFVVMPFIFLIQLALSEWVWRQQRKLSHKHIGRPIAILFFLSFIASHLIYIWADAYFYNPITNQRANFPLSYPMTAKSFMERHGLLDREEYLKRLAENHGNAELVNYPLEKLEFSRRVNKLNVLLISVNNLRGDALNQEEMPNLYDFAQNSQNFRNHYSSSNDTYGAFGLFYGLPTSYASSIQAQGTSPVILDVLKDQGYSFGLFSGNGFEDDLYSEIIFKNQDLSEQLGDKQTRTDSQSISDWKTWLANNAQQPWFSFIEVTAVDNFESVHSNASEEVPASERFKKAYEHAVNSADKTVADIISELKETNLLTNTIVIITSNHGSEFNETNTNSWGASSNYSRYQLQVPMVIHWPGRLAGDFTHNTSHLDLSVTLLQDMLGVSSNPSDYSSGRNLFDESRRRWILSGDTRELALITGTQTTVIDKFGNYKLYDKDYKRLRDETPKMPVLMQGLTELQRFYSKND
- a CDS encoding histone deacetylase, producing MLPLIYHPIYSQLDLPEGHRYPIMKYQYLYDAVVEEIESGSRQHRVQFFEPVALSVADIKRVHDDEYVDLLVSGTMPAAKMRRIGFPWSEALITRTLTSAAGTVLTAEKALEHGVALHLSGGYHHAHRDFGSGFCLFNDLVIAAKHMLEHDDVDKVLIIDSDVHHGDGTATLCQDEADIVTLSFHCDKNFPARKPQSDLDVPLLRGTDDETFLMTFKEVVEMALNLHRPDMVIYDAGVDIHSDDELGYFDVSTQGILERDLFLMQKMKERGIPVAAVVGGGYRTNHEDLVPIHMQLFNAASEVFAC
- a CDS encoding SDR family oxidoreductase is translated as MSFTVFITGANRGIGLSLTQLYLANGWQVHATTRNLASSDELVTLSDQHSSLTLHELDVTDYQKVSELAQNLPAIDLLINNAGYYGPKGSGFGNTDVEEWRKVFEINTIAPLKLVEAFYPLIRHSQMKKIACISSKVGSMTENTSGGGYIYRSSKAALNSVVKSLSNDLSDQGFTVLALHPGWVLTDMGGPNALIDTDTSAQGLSKVIEQSTQSNSGQFINYDGTELPW
- a CDS encoding DNA topoisomerase III, with amino-acid sequence MSRLFIAEKPSLGRAIAAALPNPQKKDQGFIRCGNGDVVTWCIGHLLEQVEPDAYDERYKKWNMADLPIVPGQWQLRPRKSASKQLTVIRKLLKEATEVIHAGDPDREGQLLVDEVLDYCKLSKTKKQATQRLLISDLNLPAVKRALNSMRSNRDFIPLSVSALARSRADWLYGMNMSRAYTLLGQKAGYQGVLSVGRVQTPVLGLVVRRDEEIENFVPKDYFTLHALIPYQDQNGAFDIRARWKPSEACKPWQDEEGRVLNRKLVENVANRIKNQPATVTESEQKQTKQAAPLPYSLSALQIDAAKRYSMSAQQVLDTCQALYEKHKLITYPRSDCRYLPMEHYAQAGSVTSAISNNAKDLQSAVQGADLSIKSKAWNDKKVDAHHAIIPTPKQANVNALSGNEMKVYQLIARQYLMQFYPAAIYAEAKLVFDIAGGTFIAKGRQLVSPGWKALMGKTDKEDEGIDAVPPLAEGTVLTCREGEIKDRKTEPPKHFTEATLLQAMTGIARYVADKELKKILRETDGLGTEATRAGILDTLFKRQLLTRQGKSILSSPAGRGLIHALPQDATYPDMTANWEHQLQGMAEKNQAYQPFMQALEQRIDGLMGQVKSGPIPESLRHLPKVERPAFKRKKRSYPKSTTSKSSSPKRKSS